Proteins encoded in a region of the Zea mays cultivar B73 chromosome 4, Zm-B73-REFERENCE-NAM-5.0, whole genome shotgun sequence genome:
- the LOC103653534 gene encoding LOW QUALITY PROTEIN: QWRF motif-containing protein 2 (The sequence of the model RefSeq protein was modified relative to this genomic sequence to represent the inferred CDS: deleted 2 bases in 1 codon), whose translation MAASRRDHQQNASLNRGIQNIFPGLKPSESGQGLRRARSVPTSPGRRLSPSPASISSNTCRPTSSFNSRTTSSRSTSSSASSSHSKTLYSASSMAAGARQGNTVRRKAERPGATSVWPPALAVPSTSSKDITRATKSPSTMQKSNNLSTRPGIEKAAAASSVKLKSQKTVVGPEKTQAAASTRAPGAITKKRMGAENYVSIQRTTSVPVRQTETPKMVERDVELLIEFDETESISTSSIEEHLHERLPDPVDMKSADLNSKTSSCPEEHKNRDNTGGILGEKQGGKDNEDLSTGDSASAGNRNSDTNIPKEAVDESELEEAVDGPGSNKDACASELNETVGRTELNEAVSETEPKEAKDEAKLIQVDCEIVLKEAASGTELRDDFIEHELIAQENTKTKENITMELAQKWRKDERRSNEATEEGRGKPIHERKNKVMALVGRFETAMSG comes from the exons ATGGCAGCATCAAGGAGGGACCATCAGCAGAACGCTAGTCTCAACCGGGGCATCCAGAATATATTCCCAGGGCTCAAACCCAGTGAGTCTGGCCAAGGGCTACGGCGTGCAAGGTCCGTCCCAACCTCTCCTGGTCGCAGATTATCC CCATCCCCCGCCTCAATCTCATCCAACACCTGTCGACCCACATCATCATTCAACAGTCGGACGACCTCATCCCGGTCCACATCTAGCTCAGCCTCTTCAAGTCACAGCAAGACACTGTACTCTGCTTCGTCCATGGCTGCTGGTGCAAGGCAGGGAAACACAGTGAGAAGAAAAGCAGAAAGGCCTGGTGCcacatctgtgtggcctccagccCTTGCAGTTCCAAGCACCTCGTCTAAGGATATCACCAGAGCAACGAAATCACCATCCACCATGCAGAAGAGTAATAATCTCTCTACAAGGCCCGGCATTGAGAAGGCGGCGGCAGCGTCTTCTGTAAAGCTGAAATCTCAGAAAACAGTAGTAGGACCTGAAAAAACTCAAGCTGCAGCTTCGACTCGTGCTCCTGGCGCTATAACAAAGAAAAGAATGGGAGCCGAGAATTATGTCTCCATCCAGAGGACAACAAGTGTGCCGGTAAGACAAACAGAGACACCGAAAATGGTGGAACGAGACGTTGAGTTGTTGATAGAGTTTGATGAGACGGAGAGCATAAGCACCTCTTCCATAGAGGAGCACTTGCATGAACGACTCCCTGACCCTGTTGATATGAAATCTGCGGATCTCAATAGCAAGACATCCTCTTGTCCGGAGGAACACAAGAATCGAGACAACACAGGGGGCATTTTGGGGGAGAAACAGGGTGGAAAGGACAATGAAGACCTCAGCACAGGCGACAGTGCTTCTGCTGGAAACAGAAACAGTGATACAAACATCCCTAAAGAAGCAGTCGATGAATCTGAGTTGGAGGAAGCTGTTGATGGACCTGGGTCGAATAAAGATGCCTGTGCATCTGAGCTAAATGAAACTGTAGGTCGGACTGAACTAAACGAAGCTGTCAGTGAAACCGAACCAAAGGAAGCTAAAGATGAAGCCAAGCTAATACAAGTTGACTGTGAAATTGTACTAAAAGAAGCTGCCAGTGGAACTGAGTTAAGAGATGATTTTATTGAACATGAGTTGATAGCGCAAGAAAATACCAAAACTAAGGAGAACATAACCATGGAATTAGCACAGAAGTGGAGGAAGGATGAAAGGAGGAGCAATGAAGCTACAGAGGAGGGCAGGGGCAAACCTATCCACGAGAGGAAGAACAAGGTAATGGCCTTGGTGGGGAGATTTGAGACTGCCATGTCTGGCTGA